A section of the Mycolicibacterium anyangense genome encodes:
- a CDS encoding sugar transferase, with amino-acid sequence MSIESTVVGSATARVPWRLGYVSRLRKVDAASVIAAVCTAQWLRFDVVAGWGNSFKSIDYTAVSVALVLTWLAALTIYRSRSARIIGEGAEEYRLVLSATLALFGAIAIVSMLLKLDIARGYLAIAFPLGLVLLLSGRWVVRRSIARGRRKFGRYATPVVAMGQLDAVRELAESMARQPDSGYVVVGVCVPDVPATDAVAIGSVGVVPVYAGAELLRAVQQTGADAVAVTATERLGANGIRDLSWQLEKHDVDLLVSPGMADVASPRLLMRPVGGLPLIHVEKPRYNGAKGFEKRLFDIVFSSAVLVLSLPLTLLVAVLVKATSAGPVFYRSERIGLDGKPFQMIKFRTMVSGADRMLADLSALNESEGGVLFKIRRDPRVTPVGRVLRRYSVDEIPQFLNVLRRDMSVVGPRPPLPSEVASYDAQVRRRLLVRPGITGLWQVSGRSDLPWDVSVRLDISYVENWSLMADLMIVVKTVRAMLRGTGAY; translated from the coding sequence ATGTCGATAGAGTCAACTGTCGTCGGCAGTGCCACGGCCCGTGTGCCGTGGCGGTTGGGGTATGTGTCCCGGCTGCGCAAGGTGGACGCAGCCTCGGTCATTGCCGCGGTCTGCACCGCGCAGTGGCTGCGTTTCGATGTGGTTGCCGGATGGGGGAATTCGTTCAAGTCGATCGACTACACCGCTGTGTCGGTGGCGTTGGTGCTCACCTGGCTGGCGGCACTGACGATCTACCGGAGCCGGTCGGCGCGGATCATCGGCGAAGGTGCCGAAGAGTACCGCCTGGTGTTGTCGGCGACGCTGGCGCTGTTCGGCGCGATCGCCATCGTGTCGATGCTGCTCAAGTTGGACATCGCCCGTGGGTACCTCGCCATCGCCTTCCCGCTGGGACTGGTCCTCCTGCTGAGCGGGCGCTGGGTGGTACGACGCTCCATCGCGCGGGGCAGAAGGAAATTCGGCCGCTATGCCACGCCGGTGGTCGCGATGGGTCAGCTGGACGCCGTGCGTGAACTCGCCGAGTCGATGGCCCGCCAACCCGATTCGGGGTACGTCGTCGTCGGTGTCTGTGTGCCCGACGTTCCAGCCACCGATGCGGTGGCCATCGGCTCGGTGGGAGTGGTTCCGGTCTACGCCGGGGCCGAACTGTTGCGGGCTGTACAACAGACCGGTGCGGATGCGGTGGCGGTTACGGCCACGGAGCGTCTGGGCGCCAACGGGATTCGCGACCTGTCTTGGCAGCTGGAGAAACATGATGTCGACCTGCTGGTGTCGCCCGGCATGGCCGACGTGGCCAGCCCCCGCCTGCTCATGCGCCCCGTCGGTGGTCTGCCCCTGATCCACGTGGAGAAGCCGCGCTACAACGGTGCGAAAGGCTTCGAGAAGCGACTGTTCGACATCGTGTTCTCATCGGCGGTCCTGGTGCTGTCGCTGCCGCTGACCCTACTGGTGGCGGTGCTCGTCAAGGCCACCAGTGCCGGCCCGGTGTTCTACCGATCCGAACGAATCGGCTTGGATGGCAAACCCTTCCAGATGATCAAGTTCCGGACCATGGTCAGTGGTGCCGACCGGATGCTCGCCGACCTCAGTGCGCTGAACGAGAGCGAGGGTGGGGTGCTGTTCAAGATCCGCCGCGACCCGCGGGTCACACCGGTGGGCCGGGTCCTGCGCCGATACAGCGTCGACGAGATTCCCCAGTTCCTCAACGTCCTGCGCCGCGACATGAGTGTGGTGGGGCCGCGGCCGCCACTGCCCAGCGAGGTCGCCAGTTACGACGCACAGGTGCGGCGCCGGCTTCTGGTCCGACCCGGTATCACCGGTCTGTGGCAGGTCAGTGGTCGCTCGGACCTGCCGTGGGATGTGTCGGTGCGGCTCGACATCAGCTATGTCGAAAACTGGTCGCTGATGGCTGATCTCATGATCGTGGTCAAGACGGTGCGGGCCATGTTGCGCGGCACAGGAGCCTACTGA
- a CDS encoding fasciclin domain-containing protein, whose translation MHNKIGSFAGLTAATALGLSLALAPSAAADDPGANLVGPGCAAYAEQVPTGPGSVAGMAASPVAVAASNNPLLTTLTAAVSGKLNPNVNLVDTLNGGQFTVFAPTDAAFAKLDPATIETLKTNSDLLTSILTYHVVAGQAVPSAVVGTHKTVQGADLTVAGSGNHLTVNGANVVCGGVKTANATVYLIDTVLLPPAN comes from the coding sequence GTGCACAACAAGATTGGCTCGTTCGCGGGTCTCACGGCCGCCACCGCCCTCGGGCTGTCCCTCGCGCTCGCCCCGAGCGCCGCAGCCGACGATCCCGGTGCCAACCTGGTCGGCCCGGGATGCGCGGCCTACGCCGAGCAGGTGCCCACCGGTCCGGGCTCGGTCGCGGGCATGGCCGCCTCGCCGGTTGCCGTTGCGGCGTCGAACAATCCGCTGCTGACCACCCTGACCGCTGCGGTGTCGGGCAAGCTGAACCCGAACGTCAACCTGGTCGACACCCTCAACGGTGGACAGTTCACCGTCTTCGCCCCGACCGACGCGGCGTTCGCCAAGCTCGACCCGGCGACCATCGAGACGCTGAAGACCAACTCTGATCTGCTGACCTCGATCCTGACCTACCACGTGGTTGCGGGTCAGGCCGTTCCGTCGGCGGTGGTCGGCACTCACAAGACCGTCCAGGGTGCTGATCTCACGGTGGCCGGTTCGGGCAACCACCTGACCGTCAACGGTGCCAATGTGGTCTGCGGTGGCGTCAAGACCGCCAACGCCACGGTGTACCTCATCGACACGGTGCTGCTGCCGCCGGCCAACTAG
- a CDS encoding fasciclin domain-containing protein: MGFHRTVLTAAGLTAAAVLFAGCSSSSTTTAESSSTTAATTSTTTSAAAAPAGTLVGPGCASYAEQVPTGPGSVAGMAKDPVTVAASNNPLLKTLTSALSGKLNPNVNLVQTLDSGQFTVFAPTDDAFAKLDPATVDKLKTDSDLLTSILTYHVVPAQASPAQVVGEHKTVQGGTVSVTGSGNELKVNNANVVCGGVQTANATVYLIDTVLMPPAQ; the protein is encoded by the coding sequence ATGGGATTTCACCGCACCGTACTGACCGCCGCCGGGCTCACCGCAGCCGCCGTCCTCTTCGCGGGATGTTCGTCGAGCAGCACCACCACGGCGGAGTCGTCGAGCACGACGGCGGCCACCACCTCGACCACCACCTCGGCCGCGGCCGCCCCGGCGGGCACCCTGGTCGGCCCGGGCTGCGCCAGCTACGCCGAGCAGGTGCCGACCGGACCCGGTTCGGTGGCCGGGATGGCCAAGGACCCGGTGACGGTGGCGGCGAGCAACAACCCGCTGCTCAAGACACTGACCTCAGCCCTGTCCGGCAAGCTCAACCCGAACGTGAACCTGGTCCAGACCCTCGACAGCGGCCAGTTCACCGTCTTCGCACCGACCGATGACGCATTTGCCAAGCTCGACCCGGCGACCGTCGACAAGCTCAAGACCGACTCCGACCTGCTGACCTCCATCCTGACCTACCACGTGGTTCCGGCCCAGGCCAGCCCCGCTCAGGTCGTCGGCGAGCACAAGACGGTGCAGGGCGGGACGGTCAGCGTGACCGGGTCCGGCAACGAGTTGAAGGTCAACAACGCCAACGTGGTCTGCGGCGGTGTCCAGACGGCCAACGCCACCGTGTACCTCATCGACACGGTGCTGATGCCGCCGGCCCAGTAA
- a CDS encoding AMP-binding protein has product MRDLIELMAGFTDRLAVATADETLTYTELARRTAAVADALGSERKLVMLEVRNTVPALVAYLGVLAGGHVALPVSAGGTHRELLETYDPDVVIDAEATIRRRRRHSRHRLHPDLALLLSTSGSTGSPKLVRLSAANLTANAEAIADYLGITENDRAATTLPMSYCYGLSVIHSHLRQGAALIVTEQSVTDDGFWNLVSDHRATSFAGVPYTFELLDRVGFAAMDLPHLRYLTQAGGRMHPDAVRRYTELGRRRGFDFIVMYGATEATARMAYLPPSLADAHPEAIGRPIPGGSFTLAPLDGWTEPDVGELVYHGPNVMMGYADGPADLAAGAGLDALHTGDVARHLGDGIYQVIGRLSRFVKLYGLRIDLQRLESAVDVPGVATMCTEADGRLVVAAAGPVDAADLQRRTANAAGLPVAAVRAVPLPELPVLPSGKPDYPALRDMVRDPGPGGPADLRLLFADVLQVEADSVTPQSSFVSLGGNSLSYVAMSIQLERILGRLPPNWQDRSIAELQQIPPATSSRWTAALETSVALRAAAIVLIVGSHAGLFELWGGAHILLGVAGYNFARFCLADPPRRRRVRHLASTIAWIAIPSVIWVAIALMLTDDYAATNLFLLQKVLGPDDSMTAGRLWFVEVLVWTLVALTVVFCLPISDRLERRYPFGVAAAFLALGLALRYDLPGFGLGRDAWFTMLAFWFFAIGWAAAKATTTVQRVAVSTVIAVATAGYFGNGHRELLVAAGLLLLVWLPAIPVPAALTSVAGIVAESSLFIYLTHFQVYALFDSTLAGVLAAIVVGIGVGQAVLLVRSRARIPALLRR; this is encoded by the coding sequence GTGCGTGATCTCATCGAACTGATGGCCGGTTTCACCGACCGTCTGGCGGTCGCCACCGCCGACGAAACGCTCACCTACACCGAACTGGCACGCCGCACCGCGGCGGTGGCCGATGCGCTGGGCTCGGAACGCAAGCTCGTCATGCTCGAGGTGCGCAATACCGTTCCCGCGCTCGTCGCCTACCTCGGCGTACTGGCGGGCGGCCATGTGGCACTTCCGGTCTCAGCGGGCGGCACCCACCGCGAACTGTTGGAGACCTACGACCCCGATGTCGTCATCGACGCCGAAGCCACCATCCGCCGGCGTCGCAGGCACAGCCGCCACCGGCTGCACCCCGACCTGGCCCTGCTGTTGAGCACGTCCGGCAGCACCGGCTCCCCGAAACTGGTGCGGTTGTCGGCGGCCAACCTCACCGCCAACGCCGAGGCGATCGCGGACTATCTCGGAATCACCGAAAATGACCGGGCGGCAACTACTTTGCCGATGTCGTACTGCTACGGGCTCTCGGTCATCCACAGCCACCTGCGGCAAGGGGCGGCGCTGATCGTCACCGAGCAGTCCGTCACCGACGACGGGTTCTGGAACCTGGTCAGCGACCACCGCGCGACCAGCTTCGCCGGGGTGCCCTACACCTTCGAGCTGCTCGACCGCGTCGGATTCGCCGCGATGGACCTTCCCCACCTGCGCTACCTCACCCAGGCGGGCGGCCGCATGCACCCGGATGCGGTGCGCCGCTACACCGAACTGGGCAGGCGCCGGGGCTTCGACTTCATCGTGATGTACGGAGCCACCGAAGCCACGGCGCGAATGGCCTACCTGCCGCCCAGTCTGGCCGACGCGCATCCCGAAGCCATCGGGCGTCCGATACCCGGCGGGTCGTTCACCCTGGCACCCCTGGACGGCTGGACCGAGCCGGATGTCGGAGAACTCGTCTACCACGGTCCCAATGTGATGATGGGGTACGCGGACGGTCCCGCCGATTTGGCGGCCGGCGCCGGCCTTGATGCGCTGCACACCGGCGATGTGGCTCGCCATCTGGGTGACGGGATCTATCAGGTCATCGGACGGCTGAGCCGTTTCGTCAAGTTGTACGGGCTGCGCATCGACCTGCAGCGGCTCGAATCCGCCGTCGACGTACCCGGTGTCGCAACCATGTGCACGGAGGCCGACGGCCGGCTGGTGGTGGCGGCGGCCGGGCCGGTCGACGCCGCGGACCTGCAACGGCGCACCGCGAACGCGGCCGGCCTGCCGGTGGCCGCAGTGCGCGCGGTGCCACTGCCCGAGCTTCCGGTGCTGCCGTCCGGGAAGCCCGACTATCCGGCGTTGCGCGACATGGTCCGCGATCCCGGCCCAGGGGGCCCGGCAGACCTTCGGCTGCTCTTCGCCGACGTGCTGCAGGTCGAGGCCGACTCGGTGACACCGCAGAGCAGTTTTGTGAGCCTGGGCGGCAATTCGCTGTCCTACGTGGCAATGTCCATCCAGCTCGAGCGCATCCTGGGCCGGCTGCCACCGAACTGGCAGGACCGTTCGATCGCCGAGTTGCAGCAGATCCCGCCGGCGACCAGCTCGCGGTGGACCGCCGCACTGGAGACCAGCGTGGCCCTGCGCGCGGCGGCCATCGTTCTCATCGTCGGCTCTCATGCCGGGCTCTTCGAGCTGTGGGGCGGGGCACACATCCTGCTGGGCGTGGCGGGCTACAACTTCGCCCGGTTCTGTCTGGCCGACCCGCCACGACGGCGGCGGGTCCGCCACCTGGCCAGCACGATCGCCTGGATCGCCATCCCTTCGGTGATCTGGGTGGCGATCGCCCTGATGCTCACTGATGATTATGCGGCGACGAATCTTTTTCTGCTGCAAAAGGTTCTGGGACCGGACGACAGTATGACGGCGGGCCGGTTGTGGTTCGTCGAAGTGCTGGTATGGACCTTGGTGGCGTTGACGGTGGTGTTCTGCCTGCCGATCAGTGATCGGCTGGAGCGGCGCTACCCCTTCGGGGTCGCCGCGGCGTTCCTGGCGCTGGGACTGGCGCTGCGTTACGACCTGCCGGGGTTCGGGCTGGGCCGCGATGCGTGGTTCACCATGCTGGCGTTCTGGTTCTTCGCCATCGGCTGGGCGGCGGCCAAGGCGACCACGACGGTGCAACGGGTGGCGGTCAGCACCGTCATCGCGGTGGCCACCGCGGGCTACTTCGGCAACGGCCACCGGGAGCTGTTGGTAGCGGCCGGGTTGCTGCTGCTGGTGTGGCTGCCCGCCATCCCGGTCCCCGCGGCGCTGACGTCGGTGGCCGGGATCGTGGCCGAATCGTCGCTGTTCATCTACCTCACACACTTCCAGGTCTATGCCTTGTTCGACAGCACACTGGCCGGGGTACTCGCCGCCATTGTGGTGGGCATCGGCGTCGGCCAGGCGGTTCTGCTGGTGCGCAGCCGCGCCCGGATACCGGCTCTGCTGCGGCGGTAG
- a CDS encoding ABC transporter ATP-binding protein: MSQLHIRSLTKNFDHPVLDGLDLDIAEGSLTAVVGPSGCGKTTLLRIIAGFETPDSGTVSIAGREVAGPGGCMPPHQRSVGYVAQDGALFPHLTVGQNIAYGLKGGLRRAEVRDQVARLLAMVSLDEHLLSRRPSELSGGQQQRVALARALARRPAVMLLDEPFSSLDTGLRAATRKAVAHTLADAGVTTLLVTHDQEEALSVADQVAVLRGGRFTQVGSPRELYLNPTDRFTAEFLGDCVFLPGNVRAGVVECTLGQLGAEGYSDGPVTIMLRPEQLYASALSDTSADAVGTVVATEFLGPDVLLSIEPSGGSDLLTVRQHSFGCPDLHAKVNIDIVGRPVILKGCGA; the protein is encoded by the coding sequence ATGAGCCAGCTCCACATCCGTTCGCTGACAAAGAATTTCGATCATCCAGTGCTGGATGGACTGGATCTCGACATCGCCGAGGGCAGCCTGACCGCCGTCGTGGGACCGTCCGGCTGCGGCAAGACCACGCTGCTGCGGATCATCGCGGGATTCGAGACGCCGGATTCGGGAACGGTGTCCATCGCCGGCCGTGAGGTGGCGGGACCAGGGGGTTGCATGCCGCCACACCAGCGCTCGGTCGGCTACGTCGCGCAGGACGGTGCGTTGTTCCCGCATCTGACCGTCGGTCAGAACATCGCCTACGGACTCAAGGGGGGCCTGCGTCGTGCGGAAGTCCGCGATCAGGTCGCCCGCCTGCTGGCGATGGTGTCACTCGACGAGCACCTGCTCTCCCGGCGTCCCAGCGAATTGTCCGGTGGCCAGCAACAGCGGGTGGCGCTGGCCCGGGCACTGGCACGACGGCCCGCGGTCATGCTGCTCGACGAACCGTTCAGCTCGCTGGACACCGGGTTACGGGCGGCCACCCGCAAGGCGGTGGCCCACACCCTGGCCGACGCCGGCGTGACCACCCTGTTGGTCACCCACGACCAGGAGGAAGCGTTGTCGGTAGCCGACCAGGTGGCCGTGCTGCGGGGCGGCCGCTTCACCCAGGTGGGGTCACCACGCGAGCTGTACCTGAACCCGACCGACCGGTTCACCGCCGAATTCCTCGGCGACTGCGTGTTCCTGCCGGGCAACGTTCGCGCCGGTGTCGTGGAGTGCACACTGGGACAGCTTGGCGCCGAAGGGTATTCGGACGGTCCGGTGACGATCATGCTGCGGCCCGAGCAGCTCTACGCCAGTGCACTGTCCGACACGTCGGCCGATGCGGTAGGCACCGTCGTGGCCACCGAGTTCCTCGGCCCCGATGTGCTGTTGAGCATCGAGCCCAGCGGCGGGTCGGATCTGCTCACCGTGCGCCAGCACAGCTTTGGTTGTCCGGACCTGCACGCCAAGGTCAACATCGATATCGTCGGCCGGCCGGTGATCTTGAAGGGCTGCGGTGCGTGA
- a CDS encoding ABC transporter permease: MGLVAVTFIPLGYVAWAFVSTGPARAAELILRPRVAELLLSTVGLVAVTVPLCVLIGVGAAWLVERTDVAGRTLWRPLLVAPLAIPAFVNSYAWVGVAPGLHGFGGAVLVTTLSYFPFVYLPAAATLKRLDPALEESARSLGSGSAAVFVRVVVPQLRLAILGGGLLISVHLLAEYGAFAMLRFDTFTTAIFQQFQATFDGAAGSMLAGVLVLLCLALLVAEAAARGRTQFARVGSGSPRPAAPVRLGMMRPVAVLSLSLVAVLSVGVPTWTIVRWLRIGGAEVWDAADIGAALGQTIGLATAGALAATILAYPVAWVAVRTRGPLARFVEGANFITSSLPGIVTALALVTVAIRVAAPLYQTIVLLMGAYVLMFIPRALVSVRAGLAQVPVGLEEASATLGTSPAVTFTRVTARLTAPAAASGAAMVFVAVATELTATLLLAPTGTRTLSMRFWSLASELDFAAAAPYAAIMVLLALPVTMLLVRQSSKVAAL; this comes from the coding sequence ATGGGCCTGGTGGCCGTCACGTTCATCCCGCTCGGCTACGTGGCGTGGGCATTCGTCAGCACCGGGCCGGCCAGGGCGGCCGAGCTGATCCTACGACCCAGGGTCGCCGAATTGCTGCTCAGCACAGTCGGTTTGGTGGCCGTGACGGTCCCGCTGTGCGTGCTGATCGGTGTCGGCGCCGCCTGGCTGGTGGAGCGCACCGACGTTGCCGGACGCACGCTGTGGCGGCCGCTGCTGGTGGCACCGCTGGCCATCCCGGCTTTCGTCAACTCCTACGCCTGGGTGGGGGTGGCACCGGGACTGCACGGTTTCGGTGGCGCCGTCCTGGTGACCACACTGTCCTACTTCCCGTTCGTCTACCTGCCGGCCGCCGCCACACTCAAGCGACTCGATCCCGCGCTCGAGGAGTCCGCGCGTTCGCTGGGCTCCGGGTCGGCCGCGGTGTTCGTGCGGGTGGTGGTGCCGCAGTTGCGGTTGGCCATCCTCGGCGGCGGACTGCTGATCTCGGTGCACCTGCTCGCCGAATACGGGGCCTTCGCGATGCTGCGGTTCGACACCTTCACCACGGCGATCTTCCAACAGTTCCAGGCCACGTTCGACGGCGCCGCGGGCTCGATGCTGGCCGGTGTCCTGGTCCTGTTGTGCCTGGCACTGCTCGTCGCCGAAGCCGCCGCCCGGGGCCGCACCCAGTTCGCCCGGGTCGGCTCGGGTTCCCCACGGCCGGCCGCACCCGTGCGCCTTGGAATGATGCGCCCCGTGGCGGTGCTATCGCTGAGCCTGGTGGCGGTGCTCTCGGTCGGTGTACCGACCTGGACCATCGTGCGCTGGCTGCGGATCGGGGGTGCCGAGGTCTGGGACGCCGCCGATATCGGTGCGGCCCTGGGACAGACGATCGGTCTGGCGACGGCCGGCGCGCTGGCGGCGACCATCCTGGCCTATCCGGTCGCGTGGGTGGCGGTACGCACCCGCGGCCCGCTGGCGCGGTTCGTCGAGGGCGCCAACTTCATCACCAGTTCCCTGCCCGGCATCGTCACCGCGCTGGCGTTGGTGACCGTCGCGATCCGCGTCGCTGCACCGCTGTACCAGACGATCGTGCTGCTGATGGGCGCCTATGTGCTGATGTTCATCCCGCGCGCGCTGGTCAGTGTGCGGGCCGGGCTGGCCCAGGTGCCGGTCGGCCTCGAGGAGGCGTCGGCGACGCTGGGCACCTCTCCGGCGGTGACGTTCACCCGCGTCACCGCGCGCCTGACCGCGCCGGCCGCCGCCTCCGGTGCGGCAATGGTGTTCGTGGCCGTGGCCACCGAACTCACCGCGACCCTGCTGCTGGCCCCCACCGGAACACGTACGTTGTCGATGCGGTTCTGGTCGCTGGCCAGTGAACTCGACTTCGCCGCGGCCGCGCCGTACGCCGCCATCATGGTCCTGCTGGCCCTGCCGGTCACCATGTTGCTGGTCCGACAGTCCTCGAAGGTGGCGGCGCTATGA
- a CDS encoding iron ABC transporter substrate-binding protein, with translation MRRCWNSVRVAAALILAAVLAATGTACSSSAGGDELLVYNAQHESLTKEWIEEFTKETGIKVTYRQGGDTELGNQLIAEGANSPADVFLTENSPAMAAVERAGLFAPVDAAVIANVPTPFRPASGAWTGVAARSTVFVYNPAKLPADQLPTSLLDLAKPEWKGRWGAPPPKADFQAIVAALLELKGPAVTSQWLAGMKANAVLYSDNIATLRAVNSGEVAGGIIYHYYWYRDQAKTKEMSGNTALHYFGNQDPGAFLSLSGAGVLKSSKKQDKAQRFLEFLTSKAGQEILENGTSMEYPVASGVPANPALKPLDQLDPPTVDPSALEPKQVSDLMTQAGLL, from the coding sequence ATGCGCCGGTGCTGGAACTCCGTCCGGGTCGCCGCGGCGCTGATCCTCGCGGCGGTCCTGGCCGCCACAGGCACCGCATGCTCCTCCTCCGCCGGGGGCGACGAGCTACTCGTCTACAACGCCCAGCACGAGTCGTTGACCAAGGAGTGGATCGAGGAGTTCACCAAGGAAACCGGGATCAAGGTCACCTACCGGCAGGGCGGTGATACCGAACTCGGTAACCAGCTGATCGCCGAAGGCGCCAACTCCCCCGCCGACGTGTTCCTCACCGAGAATTCGCCCGCGATGGCCGCCGTCGAGCGGGCCGGACTGTTCGCCCCGGTCGATGCCGCGGTGATCGCCAATGTGCCCACCCCGTTCCGCCCCGCCTCCGGCGCATGGACCGGGGTGGCGGCGCGCAGCACCGTCTTCGTCTACAACCCGGCCAAGCTGCCTGCCGACCAGTTGCCCACGTCGCTGCTGGATTTGGCGAAGCCGGAGTGGAAGGGCCGCTGGGGCGCCCCGCCGCCGAAAGCCGACTTCCAGGCCATCGTCGCGGCCCTGCTCGAGCTGAAGGGGCCGGCCGTGACCAGCCAGTGGCTGGCGGGGATGAAGGCCAACGCGGTGCTCTACTCCGACAACATCGCCACCCTGCGCGCCGTCAACAGCGGCGAGGTCGCCGGCGGAATCATCTACCACTACTACTGGTACCGGGACCAGGCCAAGACCAAGGAGATGAGCGGAAACACCGCGCTGCACTACTTCGGCAATCAGGATCCCGGAGCGTTCCTCAGCCTGTCCGGTGCCGGCGTGCTGAAATCCAGCAAGAAGCAGGACAAGGCCCAGCGCTTCCTGGAGTTCCTGACGAGCAAAGCCGGCCAGGAGATTCTGGAGAACGGGACGTCGATGGAGTATCCGGTGGCCAGCGGCGTGCCGGCCAACCCCGCACTCAAACCCCTCGACCAACTCGACCCGCCCACGGTCGATCCCTCCGCGCTGGAACCCAAGCAGGTATCGGACCTGATGACACAGGCGGGCCTGCTGTAG
- the dxr gene encoding 1-deoxy-D-xylulose-5-phosphate reductoisomerase, whose protein sequence is MNSANRLRVLILGSTGSIGTQALEVIAENPDRFEVVGLAAGGGNPDLLARQRAETQVRAIAVANPEAAAKVGDVSYTGPDAVTRLVQDTEADVVLNALVGALGLEPTLAALETGARLALANKESLVAGGPLVLRAAKPGQIVPVDSEHSALAQCLRSGRPEEVARLVLTASGGPFRGWAAADLASVTPEQAGAHPTWNMGPMNTLNSASLVNKGLELIETHLLFGIPYDRIDVVVHPQSIVHSMVTFTDGSTIAQASPPDMKLPISLALGWPDRVAAAAAACDFSTASRWEFEPLDTAVFPAVDLARYAGQTGGCMTAVYNAANEEAAEAFLAGKIRFPAIVRTIADVLHAADQWAAEPATVEEVLDAQHWARQRARAAVTQEVASIR, encoded by the coding sequence GTGAACTCCGCCAACCGTCTCCGGGTCCTGATCCTGGGTAGTACCGGCTCGATCGGCACCCAGGCCCTGGAGGTCATCGCCGAGAACCCGGATCGCTTCGAGGTCGTGGGCCTGGCCGCCGGTGGCGGTAACCCCGACCTACTGGCTCGCCAGCGCGCCGAGACGCAGGTGCGCGCCATCGCCGTCGCCAACCCCGAGGCCGCCGCGAAGGTCGGCGATGTCAGCTACACCGGACCTGACGCGGTCACCCGCCTGGTGCAGGACACCGAGGCTGACGTCGTGCTCAACGCCCTGGTCGGGGCGCTGGGGCTGGAACCGACACTGGCCGCGCTGGAGACCGGTGCCCGCCTGGCGCTGGCCAACAAGGAGTCGCTGGTGGCCGGCGGCCCGCTGGTGCTGCGCGCCGCCAAGCCCGGCCAGATCGTGCCGGTGGACTCCGAGCACTCCGCGCTGGCGCAGTGCCTGCGCTCCGGGCGCCCCGAGGAGGTCGCCCGGCTGGTGCTGACGGCCTCCGGCGGCCCGTTCCGCGGTTGGGCCGCCGCCGACCTGGCGTCCGTCACGCCCGAGCAGGCCGGCGCCCATCCCACCTGGAACATGGGCCCGATGAACACGCTGAACTCGGCGTCCCTGGTCAACAAGGGCCTGGAACTCATCGAAACCCACCTACTGTTCGGCATCCCGTATGACCGCATCGACGTGGTGGTCCACCCGCAGTCGATCGTGCACTCGATGGTGACGTTCACCGACGGCTCCACCATCGCCCAGGCCAGCCCGCCGGATATGAAGCTGCCGATCTCGCTGGCCCTCGGCTGGCCCGACCGGGTGGCTGCAGCGGCCGCCGCCTGCGACTTCAGCACCGCCTCCAGGTGGGAATTCGAGCCGCTGGATACCGCTGTGTTCCCGGCCGTCGACCTGGCCAGGTATGCCGGTCAGACCGGCGGATGCATGACGGCGGTCTACAACGCCGCCAACGAGGAGGCTGCCGAGGCGTTCCTGGCCGGCAAGATCCGGTTCCCGGCGATTGTGCGAACAATCGCTGACGTCCTGCACGCCGCCGACCAGTGGGCCGCCGAACCGGCTACCGTGGAAGAAGTACTGGACGCGCAGCACTGGGCCCGGCAACGCGCCCGTGCCGCCGTCACACAGGAGGTTGCGTCAATCCGATGA